ttataggttttattttttcaaatgcaCCCACATCATTCAATGTACACTTAGATTGCCATTGAGTGCTAAGACTTATGAGAGCCTTCCCCATAGGAAAGCGTTCTATTGACTTTGTCACGGATCAATACTTCTtaaggttaagagtccatgcaatatatTATACCTTAGTGAATCAtaacaattgatagtcttatgTCACGATTCATTATAGGTCATGCCCAATGCATATCACATGCACTAATACACTCATTATAGGATAACCATCTTGACggccaagataagtcatccctccaattagaggTAATGCACTACAATCATAGgtagattgcccaaatctatgaaccaactatggacaaTTCATCACTTTACAAGAAAcctatgacttagatcttttataCATCttttaatgcacccaagtcatatacaatgcaagtgatatgtggcatgtatgctcaaataaccaattaatgtaAGTGGGATGATAAAaccaagaaatataaataaataaattaataaatgaatctCTATCAGTTATATAATGTCATATTTTCTAAGGCTTaatcttaatatttataaggttcctaactaggcttaagtgacttgagcccacatgggcttaggtcacttaatctaacccaaattgggttctaattgattaattaaccctataagaccatctaattaatcaattagttgAATCCAAAGATGTGGTTCACtaacccctatgcaaccttacataattactgAAATGTTCTTATGCATATAAGTGAACCAAGAATcgatccaaccctcataaaccgtgccaacaaggtatatgagtttGAGTGGAGACCATTGAGACCCATAAGacagtattggctccctcaaaatctaattctgaagttgatttaacattccATTATAGAAAATCAACTGCACTTCAATACCTTAAATAAATGATAACGAGACACAAAATATTCGGGTTCGTGACTTGCTATCTATTGTATTCAGTCTCTTCATTAACTAATGTATGTAGTCTAACAAAGGGAAaactatcagcctttcaagactacatctactatccttgagttaaaaatcattctattgtgtgattaattgacatatcttagctcatAAAGAGCTTatatcaagttccacttaaggaactactatggttaTAGTTTACATAAACACACACCTCCTTAGAATCACCTAAGAGGACACTTTCtttcaatcctatgagatatcacgatacctctattgagaatacctattgttatcGGCTTCTATTAATAGTAACCTAATCTATAAAGAATATACGATTACTTTAAGATCTCACTCGTAGGTTAAAACCACTGTGAACTTGGATACAAGCTcagtattctctcaaggttgagagataacataatgaagtagcttggtgaagtcatgactacttgatagtcttatgtcatgactcattataagtcatgtccaatgtgtatccatacacactagtgcatgCATCATAGGAGACTCATCCTAAGCCAAACcaatcatccctctaattaggaggtaatttactacaacctctaatggattATCTAATTTCAAGAATTGATTGTAAATAAATCATCTACTTGTAAGGAAACAATGATTTGAATCTttcgtgcaactcctaatgcatccaattcatatacaatgcaagagatgttATATAAAAATGctcaaaaaaatacaaaacatgAAATAAGGATAGATGAAAGTGAAACTTatacattattaaataaataaggacTTTCAAATCTAATACATCATGTTATACTTTTGAGGGCTCTATACCAACAATTAGAGATCATACACTTATCATCTAGGAGTTGTCCAACATGACCTTGCTCTTCAAATCTTTGAAGATGAAGAGTTAAGACTAGGCTTAAAAGAGCTCTTGAAGTTTGAAGTATTCTCTCCAAGTCAAATTCTTGAGCCATCTTCTTAACTTGTTTGTTAAAAGCTTTAGAATTAGTCCTATATACAGCGActgaaaatatcatatattattccTTAGAAATACCATTTcttaattaaaactaatatttAGGAAGATTTAAAAGACTATATTTGATATTCTTGAAcccttaattttaaatattattttaaattaaaaataatattttaaaagatttaggAGACTATATTTagcaatttttaatttatattttaacaaatttttttttttttactatattttaattattagaatATATGTTTCCTTATTTAAATGGAAGACAATTTGTTTTTCTCTTCCTATGGAGCATATGTGACACATGTCACAATTTAATTGAGGAAACCATTGTCATGTGTCAATTTCTAATCACATGTGTCTTGCATTTTAATTGGtcatgatttaaattaattataaatatctaatttttttatccataattaatttgattacatgataaattgaaaaagattaaattttacACACACACAAAGAGAGCAGATCTACAAACAATTAACCCAAACCAGTATAATTTTGTCATGGTTATTGTCTCTCAATgactttttttcttgtttttcttttttttctttttttcttcccacAGATCTTCAACACCCAAGACAGGCTTGGGTCGGTTTGATATTACTGATTGGGTTGTCATGTGAACTTCTCAAGCTTGGGCTATACTACCACCAAATTCAAACCTTGGCCCTCAGTGGCTGCCGGACACCCCTCATTCGACTGTAACCCCATCTTCAGGATGGAAAATGCTtccctttccatttttttggtttatttaatttttaattatctctttaatcatcccaaagagacccctaattatattgaattttgaattaattaatcaaatatattttaaagtataTGATTATAAATGATGATCCAATTTAAGCTTGAGATACATTTATATCTTTGATCATGCCACTAACCATCAATTACTGGGTTGGGTATCCATTTATCTATTCGATTATTAATACTCTTCGTGATCTATTTTGGCCAAGCTTGAAAGGAGATGTTGTTTCACCATGTTTATGACTTAGAAGTAGCTCATGGTGGAATGTAAAATACAGTAACTCTAAAGGGTTTATATggaaaagtaataatttttaaaaattaatttaaaattttaggcattaaaaaattatttttagtatcttacactttaaaattattgaaaatttttttaagaatgtaaatttatatcttttgtataaaagtttatacttttatataaaatttatatttttaaaaataaaaacagaaaatctACCCTAATCAAACCTAAAATTGAAGTTTTCCATTTGGAATAAAACAAGGCCATGGGATATTGAGTGCCCTTGTTTTTGTTACAAGTGGGAGAGATGGAATTTTCTAGTAACCGGATCCGTGTGAGGGAAGCCCTGATCTGGAATTCAAAGTTGAAAGTTCACAAGCTTGAATGTTGATTAAATAATAAGAGTCATGAAAAGAGGTGGTAAAGTATGGGAAGAGCGTTGTTGCCCCCTGTGATTCACATTAATAAAAAGGAGCTGGGTGGTGAATCTGAGATGACACTGTGAGGTTGAAATTAATCCACCAGGctccattctctctctctctctctctctctctctctctctcgcatACAACAAACACTCAAAAAACAAAAGTCAAAGCCAGGCAGCCATGGCCCATTATATAGAGACAATCTCCACACACACATCTGTGTTTTCAGATCATGTCAACCTCTTTGCTGGTACCCCATGTTTCTACTCTTCTAATATCAAAACCCCTCCCTTTTAGACACCAAAAAAACCTGCTTATGCAGTGCTAGCTGCACATGATTAACCGCTTAGACTATACTATTTGATGGTGGCACTCATCTGTTCTGCCTGAATTTTGGAATATCATCGTGATTTACCGCTAGGGTTATTTCTGTCCCATGTGGGGGGACCCTGGCTGTGAATTTACACTAGGGATTGTCTTTACATGAATTCCTTACGGTTAGGGTTTTCAATTGGAGGTATTGTCTATATATAGTTATGGATAAAGAAGAAAACTACTCGGTACAAAACCTCTAAATCTTTCAGCTCTGTTGTTTGTATGTTTCTGTTGATTGATCTTTTCTCACCATGTTGTTTCACGCAATACCTCAACTTTTTCAGGCGGCGTTGCCGGCGAGTTTTACTGGCCTGGATTATACTCTAAATCAGCAACAACAGCAGGAACAGCTCATGAAGCCTCGAATCGGTGAAAGTTCTGATGATAATAACCATGGAGTGGTGGATTACATGTTGAGTAATCCTCAACATCAACAGCTAACGTCATCAGGGTTTTGCAGTTCTTCTTTCGATAAACTAAGCTTTGCTGATGTGATGCAATTTGCAGATTTTGGCCCCAAGTTGGCCTTAAATCAGACCAAGGTTTCTGAAGAAGAAACTGGGATCGATCCCGTTTACTTCCTTAAGTTTCCGGTTTTGAACGATAAGTTGCAGGATCATGATTCTCTTATGGTTCCTCAACCTGTCGTAGGAGGCGAAGAGAGGTATGACGATGCGAGAATTGTGGAAGAAATTGGGGAAGGtgaggatgaagaagaaaataCCTCGGTGCAACTCCAGTTTCTGGGCGAAAATCTGCAGAAAAACACAGTAATGGATGCCAAAAACAAACGAAAGAGACCAAGGACCATCAAGACAAGCGAAGAAGTTGAAAGCCAGCGGATGACTCATATCGCAGTagaaagaaacagaaggaagcAAATGAATGAGCATCTTCGAGTCTTGAGGTCTCTCATGCCCAGCTCATACGTACAAAGGGtatataaaaaagtttatgtatatatattgcACTCACAGGTCACCCAACCCCAAAATAGCTTCAATCGTTGATTTTCTCCTTTGAAATGAAATCCACGTTGATTTTTACGTGTTCAATTTACAGGGAGATCAAGCATCCATTATTGGTGGAGCAATCGAGTTTGTTCGAGAGTTGGAGCAGCTTCTCCAATGCTTGGAATCTCAGAAGCGGCGAAGGCTATTCGGGGATGCCCCCAGACAGATGGGAGATTCATCATCGCTTGCAATCCAACAGCCACAACAACCGCCATTCTTTCCTCCTTTGCCTCTCCCCAATGATCAAATCAATTTTGGTACCGGACTGCGAGAGGAAACAGCTGAGAACAAGTCTTGCTTGGCCGACGTAGAAGTGAGACTGTTAGGGTTTGATGCCATGATCAAGATCCTCTCTAGACGAAGGCCAGGCCAACTCATTAAGACCATTGCAGCCCTAGAAGACTTGCAGCTCAACATCCTCCACACCAACATCACTACCATCGAACAAACTGTCCTTTATTCCTTCAACGTCAAGgtacaaataaaaacaatattcaTATTAGCCTTTCCAATTCTTCAGCgtagaaattaaattttcccATCTCTACCTGTTTTATCTCACAATATGCTATCCTATTTAACGAGCAGATTGCCAGCGAGTCCAGATTCACCGCGGAAGACATAGCGAGCTCCGTTCAACAGATCCTCAGTTTTATTCATGCAAACAGCAGCATATGAATTTAGTTTTGTTGAAGAAAGATGGTCTGCAATCTGCAGAGACCCATTTGGATCTTCACACcgccttcttttttttttctttttttttttttctcttgttggGTGTTCGTTTACTTTCTATGTAAAACCAAATATACGATTGCTACCATGGTATGAATTCTGAGGAAGTCCAAACATATCATATGCCATTTCTCTGTCGCATGCTTGTGGGGTTGtcttaattttctttgtttttgtgtgGAGAGCAAGGGGTTGCTTGTGAAAAGGACTGGAGGAGGAAGGGGCCTCTGCAGCGTTGATAGATTGATATTGAATGTGATGGATTGCATGTACATGAGTTGGAAGGTCAACGAGGGCCATGGGGTTGACCTGTCAGAAAAGAGTCCTTGGAAGTATTAGACGGTTGCCATGCTTTTGCAGGGTCGCTCGTCCTTTGGATTTGGGATTGCTCATCATGCACCCACCtctctttttgtgtttttttgggTCAGGCCACCCTCTGCTTAGTTTTATATGTCTTCTTCTGATTCATGTATGTTCGCTGGGTGTGTTTTTGGCTTCTCCTCTGGGGTGATAAATTGGGTCAACTGGCCAATTAATATATGCCCTTTCCTGTCTGTAATTCAAAAGATCGGGACCCTCCAATGATGTGGACTTTCTTATCTAGGGTATTTGTGCACCCTATCAATTATCAAAtatcggttttttttttctttttgtctttttaacaAATCCTTCGAATAACAAAAACTGTACgatagttttgaaaaacaagatATCTTTTCGGTGACATCATAGTAACATGTACTGTTTACAAAATATGGATGAAAGAACACTTAAACAAGTCATTTTCATAgtgtattttatgaaaataattcttatctCATGTATTCGAATAGTTACACCTCACATTACACCTCACATTACTCGAAAATATCCTTATATGTGTTTTGATTTTAAAGAAACACTGTTTCGATCTTAAAGTAATTAACACTAATTTGGACCTAAGGCACCTTTATTGGTCGAATGATTTATTATCCTTATGTGAAAATTCATATATAATGACATTTTCAGGTAATATAAGGTAAACACTATTCCAACACATAAAATAAGAGTTATTTTTCTCAAGATGCACTTCCcataaaaatgacttttttaagTTCTCTTTTCAtccatattttgtaaataaagtatGTTGGCATTTTTAAAACTTCTGCTTGAATATAACCCACAAGTTAAACAAATTAGCGAAATATTGTGAATCTTTAGTATTTACTTCAAACAATATGGGAATAGAAATTGTGTTACCAAGCTTATATGAATGACATGCATAGAAGTTGTTAGCTaggttttgtatttttttgggCTCTGTGATCTCTCGATCCAATTGTGGGTTTCTGTGATGGTACCTTTTGAATGAGCAAATGCTATCATTTATGTCAAACAAGTAAAAAGTGCAAAAAGCATTAGTAGATCAATATACAACTTGGaaattagtttaattgataTCCACGAAGTGCACACCCTGATTATGATTAACAATATTTGTCAGGtctggaaaacaaaaaaaattggattagTCATTTGTACTCAATCGAGTCATGTGCTAAAACAATGTCAAAgaatgttataaaaattaaattcaaaacattgCTATATTGACTCAGCACCCTCCCGAGAAGTGTTGGAATTTAATTTGGTGGTTTAGTTAATTTTGCTCAAACCTCTTTCggcaataaatttttaaaatgttcatttaatttatattttattatattggaAAATATTGAATAAGTAAACTCCaaaatatataatcaaattagAAAAGGGAGAAGTGCGCTTTGGGGCTATTAATAGGTGATGATGGACCTATaagatacaaataaaattatagtcCAAATAAATACCTACGGAAAATCTTTGTACCTTGAATTACAATCTCTACTAGTTGATAGTTTCCTTCTTCAAGGAAACTACTAGAATTTCTTATTATTCCACCCTCTAGATCTAGGTATAGATAGACACCATGAAGAACTTAATTAGAGATTTGAGAAAAACCAATTATTGGACTCACCAATAATTGTACCATTTATAGGCAACTTATTGATGCAAGACAAGGATTTCAAACTAAATGGAAAATTATCTTCATTCCattttaaaccaatttaattcaaaaacaaattttgaatttcatgaaATTTTATCTCCTTACTCATTCCCGTTTCTTTAACCCACATGTGGATggtgaattttaaaaattaataataatgaattctaATATGTCCCACTCATCCACATTGAATAAAATCTCTATCTCCTTTTTCATCTAATTTTGCATCAAGTCcttttcttcataaaaaaaaatggagtgtGAGATATGATGAGAAGCTATAAAGTAGTACTTATGCTAAGACATGTAAACCCTTTATTTTTCCCTCTTAACACATGTTATTCATATTACTTGTTACCCTTCACCTTGCATTTTCGTGTATTAATTACACCCATTTGATCCATTTCTATTCAATTGTTCGTCACGCTCCTTGGTAGTCCATTTGTTAATCAATCTTGGCACTTCTAAAACAATTTTAGAGACCTTTTAGAAGGAGTTTTTGGACTCATTGTGTGACTTTAGTGGCACCCTAGGCTTTTCCAAAGTTTCAACACAATTAGAGCCCATTCGGGACCCTT
This region of Vitis vinifera cultivar Pinot Noir 40024 chromosome 5, ASM3070453v1 genomic DNA includes:
- the LOC100258890 gene encoding transcription factor FAMA isoform X3, with amino-acid sequence MKPRIGESSDDNNHGVVDYMLSNPQHQQLTSSGFCSSSFDKLSFADVMQFADFGPKLALNQTKVSEEETGIDPVYFLKFPVLNDKLQDHDSLMVPQPVVGGEERYDDARIVEEIGEGEDEEENTSVQLQFLGENLQKNTVMDAKNKRKRPRTIKTSEEVESQRMTHIAVERNRRKQMNEHLRVLRSLMPSSYVQRGDQASIIGGAIEFVRELEQLLQCLESQKRRRLFGDAPRQMGDSSSLAIQQPQQPPFFPPLPLPNDQINFGTGLREETAENKSCLADVEVRLLGFDAMIKILSRRRPGQLIKTIAALEDLQLNILHTNITTIEQTVLYSFNVKIASESRFTAEDIASSVQQILSFIHANSSI
- the LOC100258890 gene encoding transcription factor FAMA isoform X1, which translates into the protein MLFHAIPQLFQAALPASFTGLDYTLNQQQQQEQLMKPRIGESSDDNNHGVVDYMLSNPQHQQLTSSGFCSSSFDKLSFADVMQFADFGPKLALNQTKVSEEETGIDPVYFLKFPVLNDKLQDHDSLMVPQPVVGGEERYDDARIVEEIGEGEDEEENTSVQLQFLGENLQKNTVMDAKNKRKRPRTIKTSEEVESQRMTHIAVERNRRKQMNEHLRVLRSLMPSSYVQRGDQASIIGGAIEFVRELEQLLQCLESQKRRRLFGDAPRQMGDSSSLAIQQPQQPPFFPPLPLPNDQINFGTGLREETAENKSCLADVEVRLLGFDAMIKILSRRRPGQLIKTIAALEDLQLNILHTNITTIEQTVLYSFNVKIASESRFTAEDIASSVQQILSFIHANSSI
- the LOC100258890 gene encoding transcription factor FAMA isoform X2; this encodes MDKEENYSAALPASFTGLDYTLNQQQQQEQLMKPRIGESSDDNNHGVVDYMLSNPQHQQLTSSGFCSSSFDKLSFADVMQFADFGPKLALNQTKVSEEETGIDPVYFLKFPVLNDKLQDHDSLMVPQPVVGGEERYDDARIVEEIGEGEDEEENTSVQLQFLGENLQKNTVMDAKNKRKRPRTIKTSEEVESQRMTHIAVERNRRKQMNEHLRVLRSLMPSSYVQRGDQASIIGGAIEFVRELEQLLQCLESQKRRRLFGDAPRQMGDSSSLAIQQPQQPPFFPPLPLPNDQINFGTGLREETAENKSCLADVEVRLLGFDAMIKILSRRRPGQLIKTIAALEDLQLNILHTNITTIEQTVLYSFNVKIASESRFTAEDIASSVQQILSFIHANSSI